aattttttgacaaattgtttacttttctttttgtttttcaatcgAGAATTGgcatttatctttatttaactGACGCGGCAAAGATCTCCATCTCCTGTCCGCACTAGGATTAAGCTTAAACACCGATCGttaccaaataaataaataaataaataaaaagctaTTAGCTTCTATTTCCTAATAGAAAAAGAGAACAGAGGCGCTAATGTATAAATAGAGGCCTGGAGCTTTCTTTGCTTAGCAGTTTGCATGCAACAAGACATACCATATAACAACCCCTTCTGCGGCCTTACATCTCTGTAAGTTATTAATGAAGCTCTAGATCAATCTAGGCCTTCAATTTGCTCTCTTCTTTTCGTTTATCTTTAGTTGTATTGGTTCTTGTCTTGATGTTCACAAGAAACTTTCTGTATAAAATACAATGTTAATGGTTGGGTACCTTGGAGACCAAGAAACTGATACATCAATTTTCTACTTCTTTGATGCTTTTCTTGTATGCTGGTTTTTCATTTACTTGTTTTTGTTACTACATGGTTTGGAgggatttttttgtttcctccACTTGTTTTTAAACTGTTAAAACTATTAGTCAGAAATCTCcatggttttctttctctttttagtACAATGGAGGCTAGTATAATATGTTTTGATTCTCTTCTTGTGTGTAAATTTTTCGCCTTCTAATTGTGCTTCCACCGTTCTTTATAAAATCTGttggtatatatattatcGAACAGATTAAATTCGAGGAAAAATTGTGTTTTCGGACATTCTGGAAGAATGCATCAAGCAACAACTTATAAGTGATTAATATGTTCACGTTTAGCTTGCATCAATCCAGACTAACatttcttttcacatttgGCTTGCAGGTGTGTGAAGTGAAACAGTGGTTTTTAAACAAGTTTAAGTTCAATATTAATTAGCAGTTTGGGAAAGATGGGAGCACTCAGTGACGAATTGGACTTTCTTCAACTAAGGCAACAACTGAAACAACGCATCAGAAACAATCACATGAAGGAATTGGGTTATGCTCCTGAATCCTCGGTTAATAAGAACAAATTACTTTCCGACGAGTAAGTTTCAGGTTTAGTTCTACATTTCGATTCAATAcgatgccttttttttttttaacttttaaatttATGCATATGGTGCATTTATCTTTGTAGTTTTGGATCTTTCTTTGGCCCATCGCAATCCGTTATTGCGCAAAGAGTGATTGAAGAAAGCAAAGCATTCATGCCAGAGTTGAGGAATTTGGCATCTAAGTTCGGAAATTCCCATGATAAGGTATGTTAATAGAGAAACTGATTGCCACGTTAATATTATGCAAAAACCTGTAAAACCATGTTTCATGTgtggtttttcattttttttccaggGTAAGAAGAAGCTAAAGAGCCCTGTCTTAAGCACGACCAACGCAAAGTCTGGTTTGAGATGTAAAAACCTTAAGGAGTCCCGGGATTATTCCTTCTTACTATCGGACAATGCAGAAATTCCTTCAACTTCAGAAGGAGGAGAGCCCCGACTTGTGAAAAATTCTCTCTCCAATTCAAGCAATAAAAGAAATCCGGTTTCTGCTATACACAGAGCTTCTTCGACGAATTTGAAATCCGTAAAGAGGCAACATTTGGAAGAGAAAGTTCAGTCACTGCctgcaacaagaaaaaaattggaagaatcAAAGAAATTGCATCCACCTAAGAAAGCAAAACTGATGGCAGACAGTTGCAAAACAGCCTTGAAAACATCACAATCTTCAACAAAGCCGAACATAAAACAAGCAAAGCATTGTCTTGAGCCCGAGAACACAAAAGTAAAGCCAGAACAGAAAAGCTCTTCCTTGAAAAGATCACAATCTTCAACAAAGCAAAACATAAAACCAGCAAAGCAATGTGTTGAGCCCGAGAACACAAAAGTGACGCCAAAACAGAAAAGCTCTTTCTTAAAAAATCAGGTTCTTCCTCGCACGTTCACATGCATTTAACATTAATTGTCTActtaattatatttctttccattttaTCTGTTATGAAGCTCTGTAACTAATGAATACATTGCCTTTGTTTGCTTTGAATTTATGTAGACCAAACGCCATTTGGAGGATAGTTATGATGATGACAATCTTGACATTTCCTCTGTGATCAAAATGTTTGGGTTagatttcttctctctttgagCTTTGATTTGCTTTATCAATTCAACAAATGATAGgccaattttatttatctaaCATGATATGATGGTCGTGATTTTTCAGACCTAAACGCAAACACAGAGAAGATGATGACGACGACGATGGCTGTGCCATGGTCTCCAGCTTTGCTGATATtatgagagaagagaggaagaggtgAGTCACTGATCAAGTTTATCTGCTGTTTACAAATTTCCCATTAAATTTATGTCGTAATATGTAATTAGATTTGGTCACGCTCGTGTCATTATGTACAATAGTCATGTTTTGGCATGTTTAAGTGCAAACCCTAATTCAATGCGGCTCCGTTTTCGCAGTGCAAAAATTGCTAGGAAGGAGGATGAAATAGAGCGTCTCCggcttgaagaagaagagaaggaggAGAGATTAAGAAAAGCAAAGCAGCAGAAGCCGCGAGAGATTAAGAAAAACTGATATTGCATTCGGATATGGGATTTCATATTGAAGATATTTGGATTTCTAATTCTTAATGTAAATTGTCTAGTTGATATAAGAATTGAGACGTATTAGCTAATTCAAAATAAGTTGGTGGAGAAGAGAAGTGAACTTAAATAAATGCAACTAGAAGCAAATATACAAACACAATCTCTCTGTGCACATATACACACAACCAAACTCACATCACCAAGAACAAAACCCCGGGATTCACATTGAATAGAACCTAGTCCctccctttttcttctctactTTTTTCATTCATGAAGGGGTTACAGAACATTTATGACAGCTGTGGTTTTTGAGCTCCTTAAGGCAGGAAACTTAACAATATAATTTTGGACTGACAGAGAAAAAggcaaacaaaaatgaaacatgAGCATGTAAATGTATGTGAAGATGGAAGTGTACTACTGCCTGTCCGTCTCCAAAACCTCCGAGATACGAAAGCCTCGGAAGCTTCATCCATGGCAGCCTCTGGCTTCCACCATATGTTCTCAGTTCTAGTTTTCAGAGCCGATCAATTGGCTCAGTGCGGTCCTGCACTGCAAGCCGCTCTGAGACATCACAAAGTGATTTGAGATTGCACTGGATCAAGGCTTCCACAAAGTAGCAGGTCTCATCCTTAGTGTTCCCTTCAGGCACGTCAACCACAAATGACTCGATCACCACGGTCCCTGGTCTTCCATCAGTGATCTCTGGATGGAGGGAGATGATGGAAGAGTAGTTCTGAGGATAAAAACCCGAATAAGAATTCAAAGATAGGGTAAACTATGTTTATGCTGATTGtataaaaacagaacaaaacaaTCAACAGCCAGAAAGAAAGCTCTATATCTGCCTACTAAACTCCAAAGACAAGGACTTCAGTCATGTCAAGTCAGGAGATTTGCTGATAGCAGGATCAGCTTTTGTCTCATAGGCTTGTCAACAAGCCCACTTTAGTCAAAATGGCAGTGCCCTCATTGCACATATCGTGAGGATGGCATGGTTAAGCCCTATAATTACAAGTATCAGAACTAAAATCCATAAACATCTTTTAAATGTCATTCATCGAGCTAATAACATTACATATCAACTAATCATATTTACTTTTGATTATCTGAAAAATAGTTAACTTGTACGACCACCATAAAGTGCCCAATAAAGAGAAAGGTGATGATTCCCGGATTGGACAAGATACTTGAATCAGTAGGATTAATGTCAATAACTGGATGCTAGGTACCAATTTTCAGAACTTTGAGATTGATAAATGAAATGATCAAGATAcatgttaattttaattttgcagCACCAAAATTGAAGCCTGGCTTTTAGAAATatctgtttttctctttttccctgAAAAGTTTGATCTGATTAAGTCCGACAGGGCCAGAAACTTCATATTAAATCTTTGAGAATGAGATAACCTGTAAAATTGTCTGCTCAGACACATGCAATTGAATAAAGGGAAAAGAGAACTATGTGCAAGATTATAACAAGGAAGAGTCTCCATACCCTAAGTCTGTGATCCCCACCAATAATTTTAATGCTCAGAATatgttcatcatcatcaagaagttcCAATCTTTCAGTACTAGTAGTGGCAGGAAGCCCAGACTTAACATCAACTTCTCTGAGACTTCCAATCTCAAGATTCCCCTGCACCACACACCTGCTGACAAATGGCTTATACTTTTGCGGTTGATCAAATCGTCTTACCAATGACCAAACCTgatgagagaaaagaaaaaaggattaaCCCACATTCTAAAAAGAGGCAAAAACTGCAGGAATATACTGCTCACAAATATTTACATATCAAATCTCCAAAGAAGTAGCATTTGCACCCAATATCTcttacaggaaaaaaaaaaaaaaaatcactttcgGTTATCCCTTGTTTCACAAACTAATTCTCAGTGAGGATGCCTCTAGGGCACACCCTATTCGTCCATTTGGTTGGAAACAGAACATTAAGAAGAATAGTAATAAACATTTCTAAGCTTTCTCTAAGTAAGCCAACTATTGCATGTTAATAATAACGAACATCAGGAACAGTGATAACAAGCAATTgaagttttctttcttgtttctaTTTTCTCCTCAAGTTTCTCTGCAACTGCATACAGTTAGAGACAGTGACCTCATCGATCTACACCATAGATTAGTGTAGGCAGACACATTAATGACCAAAAGAAATACCACAGATCAAAATCAGATACACTCGAATCCAATCACACATGTCATAGACAAACtctaaagaacaaaaacagcAAACTCCCAATTCCGCGTACAGATTACCCAACATCTAACTGAAACCACAAATCCCTATCTATACGAAAATCAACAGATACATACGTATATAAACACACAAATATACACACACCTCCTCCCTATACGTGACATATATGATATTAACATATCACCAAACGACCAATCTCAGATCAAACGAATACAATAAATCAAAAGACTGGAGCTTCATAGACCGACATATAAATGTACAAACGCATATATCCCATACATATacatgtagagagagagagagagagagagagagagagagagagagaggtacaAGATGAACAGGGGCTTTGATGTGCCTGACGAGCGTAGAGGTACACTGATGGTCTTTGGGGTCGTGCTTGTGATGCCTTCGAATGTATTCACCCACAATCCCACCAAACCCTGTTCCTCCTCCATTCTTATTCccattcattttcttcttcttcttcttcctctgctTCTTCTGAAACGATAACAATACATTcaattaaaacacaaaaaaatgaacgaccttgcccaaaaaaaaaaaaatcaatcattaAATAAACTGACCAATCAAGCGCAGACTTAGCTCCACCTTTCGTTTTCCGTCTGCGCTCTGCAATTAggagcaacaacaacaacagggAAGAGTACAGCTGAATACGGATTGATTCGGAGAGAGTCAACTCGGTTCGACTCGGTCAAACCTTGTAAGTGTGAAAGAGAGAGTTAggtctctgagagagagaagtgtaTGAGACTCACCGCCATAGAAGAAGCACCTCACCTCAGGCCTCCCTATCATCCTCATCACCTATCTCacctttaataatttattattacttcaaccaaaaaaataaagaaacaaaaaactccccattaattaattaatttgcaatttgtaattacttttgtttgttattGCAATTTGCtgcaataaaatatatttttcctgTTTAACAAATGCCCTTTCTTTTGAAGCATAACTATGAACATGCCATTCACCTGTCTGTTTCTGcgggttttgtgtttttttctgaCTAAATTGTCACTCCGCCGCTTCTTTATTTACACCTACCACCCACACAACCATTTGGATTAGAGAGGGGATTTGGTCTTGACTGCTTGAGTTACAATTCCCTTTTTCATTATGAAGTGCTATGAATTTAATGATTTGTCGTTGGTTAAGTTTCAATAATCCAATCCCCTCTCTCCTAATTCAATTCATCTTAAGTTAAATTAATGCTTACTATTCAAttctataattaattaagagatGTGATTTTCCCACTACTCTTTTCTCTACTTTACACTCTCTTTTgcattttaatactttttaatcaatttattatCTATtaactataataaaaataaataatactcacatatttgataataaataaataaaaattgacgTACAAATACttatatttctatttattttaaaccaataatatattttctatttggtTTAGCTTCATTGGCCTTGTATGAATAATGTTTATATAGTATTATACAACATTTACTACATGCTCAACACTAGCCATGATcttcttttttagtttttaacaTCACAATTTCTGTTTGTTTCAAAATAAGTAACCGTTAGATGAGTTAATTTtgactttggaaaaaaatattttgcgTTTTCTTTTCTGGAGTAATCAAAACTCAAAGAAAGACTAGAAAGTCAAGGTAAGTTTAAGAGCAGTATTaagacttcttttttttttttcagtcgaggtgtttttatttatttaagtagTTGCTCTCGAATCTTCTGCATTATCGTTATTTGTTAATAAATGAGATGGGTCCCGCGGGGCCCAAGGGAGGCCTTCCCTTTTGCACGCGCTTGGTAGCTGGCGTGCAAGACACTCTAAAATGGCGGTCCCCGCGAAGCCGAATTTGTAGATGTAAGTGCACGTGAGATTCATATAGCGTACAGCGCAGACTTACCTGAAAAGGCCGGGGGCTGTGGAGTCTGTCTGGAAACGGCAAAGCGCAAAAGAAAGAGGGCAGCATGTCTCTAAACAAAGATTTGAGAGTAACACTGACGCGCTCGCAAAGAGAATGCGGAAGGTTTTCTTTCTCGTTACTCGGGGTCGGGGAAGTGTGCGTAGAAGGTCAGCTGCATCCTATGCGTGCACGTGAGAAGAGTAGAAAAAAAGCCAACTCTCTATTTAATTTACGTGAAAAAAGTTGTCAAGTGTTGAAGATGGGTCATGTGTTATGCATCATCGATCGTATGGAAAAGAAAAGCGACAGTGTTTTATTATTTGGCAAATTGGCATGGGGGTTCATATGAAAATTGATTGGGTTGGCTCTGGGCTGGCTTATTCTCTTCAATTgaacccttttgtttttgtcggTAGAAACTAAAACGACCTCGTCTGACTTTTTGAACTCCATGTCATTCTTAATTAGgctcaattttaaatttttgtatgaaaatGAATTCGACACAAAATGATAAGGCAGTAAAACAAAACGATTCatcgagagagagaaagaaatttGCAATGCTTCGAAATTAGTTGGCGGTTGGAGGTTCGCAGTTGGTTGCTACGGTtgcaattattaaaaaaattaaaagatgcCCAAATCAGGTTTAGCAAAAGGGATAAATTTATGGTCATTATTTTCATGGAATTATTGTCTTCTTGTTGCCAATATGGTCTAAGCAACTTGTGCAAACAAAACCCtatcctatataaaatggtGTTCTTAGTATCCAGAGACAAAGCAgcttaaaatatgttgttggTATCCTCCTTCCTTCCTGCTTTCTAGCTATCTAGTTAGgccaacatatatatatatatatattggttatGTGATTGTGGAGAAAGTTGGACCAAACCTTTTTTTTACCTTCACTTGAGACACTTGTCAGGTTCTAAATTCCATGGTAGTAGTGTTGCCGGGATTCATCTTCTACTAGGACATCTGTCAAGCATGCAGCAAAAATGCAATATTGCATCAATTATTGAGCAACGCAAGGAATAATTTATATTGACTCACTCGGCACTGGCTAGCTAcctataataaaaatattaattggtGATTCTATTGAGCAACACAAATTATGCTATGACATGGATCCGTTACTTATGCGCGATATTATTAATTCTTGTATGGAATGAGGAATCGAACTTTGATATATACAAGAAACGGACACATAcgttttagttaattaatttaatttacgtATACAAAATGTTACTCTTTTCtacatgcatatataatatatagctTCACGAAGGTGACCAACATATCTAGATGCTTATCGGCAGAGCTAGTTTTacaaaactaattaattttaggCAAAAAAAGAATGTGGAATATAAGATTACGTACACAATATATAACATGAATTGGAGCAGGCTATGTTGTAGCTGCAGCCAATGAAAATCAACCATGGTTGAAGTGATCCGTACTCTCACAAAGGTGGAGTATCAATTCTTGGATTTTTATAATATCCAATTATAAATTGTTAATGAGGAATTATtggtatatattttatatatatatatgcagtgtgacaattaataataaattatataattaagcaGTCACACAAGTGGATCAAGGCAGCTGCCAGCAGCCCACTAAGACATagataataattttatatatgaatGCCGATTGAGGTATTCATATGAATGCCGATTGGTGCGAAGTGCAAGGCAGAGACCTTTTCTAACTCAACTCAATTTTAATATAGGATAGGAGCTTGCTTTTCTGACTTAAATCAGTTTTCCCCAGAAAAGTTGCacacactttttatttatttattcccTTTATATATgtcatcaaagaaaaataaaaataaaaatagggtTTGGTGTGGCTCATGATCTAGGACTGCTAAGTCGGGTCCCCTGTGACCTGTCCAACATCAATATCTAAGAAATATCTCAGCCAAAAGCAAGTTTGTCGACAGAGAAAACTTGGCAACTTGGATGCTACAATTTAAATCAGCCAATAATTATTTGTGCAAGAAAGAAGCTTAATTTGTCGGATAAAGTTAATCCAAACTATTAATTGGATCATTAGTTCAAAAGTTTTACATTATTCATCCAATTATACCATTAGAACAACTGTTGGCTGCCttataataaagaaaagaaacctcTGAGTTATGTGGAAAATGACCTGATGAGAAGATGATATAAGACTGCAGCAACATTAATTAATGTATCCGTgacaatttctaagaaattAGATAAGTTGTGTGTGTGGTTACTGACTCATTAGCAGCTACAGACCAAACACaaactacatatatatatatatataatgaagtAGAGAATTGTGGCGGATTGCATGCATGCATTTTCTTCAAGAATCAAGGCTTTTTTTCATCCCTTGATTGATCTGTGTAGcccaaaatggaaaaaggcgaaacaaaacaaactcaaatccTCATCTACACGGCACTTGATCATTGACGAGGAGTGTTGACTGTTGACTATTGAGCAGCCCCTCGGTTGATCTGGACATATACAATTAATCTTGgcattattattaattcatAATGTTGAATATTATATTGgaacataattatatatatatatatatatatatatatgcagctGCAGGTAAATATGGAGTAAATAGATGTGTGGTTGAgaatagatagatagatagatgaTCTACATCACGTTTCTCCATCTATCTTCAAATTAAGTCTCATCTTGTGATTCAATCTTATCTTCTGCAACCTTTTGGTTTTGGCCCGTGACCTTCAAAACTTTGGACACGGAACAGAAGAGAGCTGCTTGGAATTGAATCATAtgcttttctcattttctggtATTCTTGTTATGAGTTTGGGTTTTGAAAGCAAAATTCCTGTTGATTCAATTCAATATTCACTGCTTCTTGCTTGCTTATGAAGCCCAATAAACCTCTCAAATCAAGGACTTCACATCTCCAAGCCCAACTCATTTTAGACATGAATGAAACAAATATCACATATCCACATCAACAATGTCGAAAGTAGCAAATGGGCTTTACGCAAGCTCCATGATTGACATTGCAGGGCACCAAACACAAACTGTCTTTCTTTTACATTATGtataatatctatatatagcTAGAAACAAGAGCTGGAAAGCATATGCGCTGCACTGCATGGGCGGCACCAGTTTCACTGACAGACTAAAATAACAGTGAAACTCTCTCTATGCTTTcgttttcttccttcttcatcCCTACCAACCtctaactatatatatatatatatatatatatatagagagagagagagagagagagagggggtaCTGCCGTAAGGCCATAACAAATACTGGCCTTAATTCATTTCCCTAAtaattcttaattattatttatgcaCAAAAGCTAGCTAGAGCTAGCTAGCTAAACTGATCTAGGTAAGTTACTACCAACACCCCAAATTTGAGCGAGTGACCTGCTTGAAGAAGAGGCTTTTCTCCACCGGGCGAGCCTTAACAAGAAAGTTAATACTTCCGATGGGTCATGCAAAGAATAACAAGCTTTGGTGTCCTCCTTTGGGGTTGAAGACACAATTATTGGAAACCCTTGTCCTCTACTTCGTATCACCTGCATGCATAtacaactaattaattatttgattatccacataattaattaaggatgaaaattaaattaatttgttaTACCTTGAAAGCATCTTCATCAGTTCGATCGTCCCCGATGTACAATGGGAGGACATCGCTGGAATTGCTGAAGCCTAGAGTGTCAAGCAAATATTCTAGCGCATGACCTTTGTTCCATTCTATGGATGGTCGTATTTCCAACACCTTTTTACCCAACGTCAGGTGAAATTCCGGATACTTTCCAACAACAGACTTCACCTTCTCTTCTAATATCCCATAATCCTGCAGATCGGATCCCATCAATATAATTAAATGAACAGTCCTTAATTACTGATGATTAGCTTAGCTGGACCTTGCGAAaatgtctcatgtgattggcTTAATCCTAAAAGAAATTAGAATTTCAAAGATTATTCGTAAATATTACCTCTTCCCGGACCTTGCGAAAATGTACAGAGATACAGAATCTATTGTCCTCTACCCTTGCACCCTCTACTTTTCTGGTTATTTCCTCCAACTGTGTTCTTATCTGCAGTGCCAATTAACCACATTAAGTTAATCTTTTCAAAACTAATAAGGCTCATCTTGCAAAAACATGAAAGCTAACCTCTTGGATTGCAGGAAGAAATCTTTTAGCAGGTTGAAAGAGAACGTCACTGCCCTGCAAGATTAATACAAATATACTAATTAATTTGTCATTATTAATTCaggccatatatatatatatatatattaatatgaaGTACCCCAGATAATAGAAGAGCAATTGACCTTTATATCCATGGCAGTGGTGTGGTTGTTGGCATCACAGGGCCTTAGTGGCCTTGGAGGGACCATTATGTCCATCCCATGGCTGCCAGCGTAATATACATTACTTAACTGTACAAATTCTTTAACCTGCATATTTAATTTACcaccaaattaaaatgattataaataataataaaaatacccTGCGCTCAACACATTGATAATTGATTATTGATGACGAGCTTTTTTCATTACCTTATCTCGACTCCTTCCACTGATCACTGCTGTTGGAAAATACTTGGCAACTTCCCGTACCGCTGCACGCATCTGCAGTACCGTATTGTAAATATAAAGGGGGATTAATTgggtgtgtatatgtatatgtattatattaTGTAGAAATCTAGTTGTGATTGAGAAATCAAAAACTGTATTACCTCGTCAGACATGAAAGCACGATCAGGATCATCAACAATTGGTGAAAGGGTCCCATCGTAGTCTAGAAAGACAACAATCCTCTTCCCTTTTGCTGCTTTCATCATCCGATCAAATGAGCCTAATGCAGAAGGGTGCTCGACCTAAACATTTATGAACCCCGAAAGAAACAAGGTCATACAGATGAACCAAGTCCAAGATGTGAAGatgattttttgtaaattatataatttatggaAAGTATAAAAGAACGTACCACCCATGAATTATAAGCTAAATCTGAGGGGATAGGTTTATTAGGGTTAGAAATATCATGCAGGTCTGAGGTGATCGATGCTAAGGAAAGATCACCACTGTTCTCGTCGTTCTTAATTAATACTTCTGCGATGGGTTGCACCTTCTGCTTACTAGAAGCTGATGATCTTTGGAGTCCCATTGCCTGGTTCAGCCTTGCAAAGTTTGTCATGATCATCACCTTGTCACCTTGTCACCTTGTCACCT
Above is a window of Prunus persica cultivar Lovell chromosome G2, Prunus_persica_NCBIv2, whole genome shotgun sequence DNA encoding:
- the LOC18784631 gene encoding protein spt2; this translates as MGALSDELDFLQLRQQLKQRIRNNHMKELGYAPESSVNKNKLLSDDFGSFFGPSQSVIAQRVIEESKAFMPELRNLASKFGNSHDKGKKKLKSPVLSTTNAKSGLRCKNLKESRDYSFLLSDNAEIPSTSEGGEPRLVKNSLSNSSNKRNPVSAIHRASSTNLKSVKRQHLEEKVQSLPATRKKLEESKKLHPPKKAKLMADSCKTALKTSQSSTKPNIKQAKHCLEPENTKVKPEQKSSSLKRSQSSTKQNIKPAKQCVEPENTKVTPKQKSSFLKNQTKRHLEDSYDDDNLDISSVIKMFGPKRKHREDDDDDDGCAMVSSFADIMREERKSAKIARKEDEIERLRLEEEEKEERLRKAKQQKPREIKKN
- the LOC18787418 gene encoding abscisic acid receptor PYL8, whose product is MNGNKNGGGTGFGGIVGEYIRRHHKHDPKDHQCTSTLVRHIKAPVHLVWSLVRRFDQPQKYKPFVSRCVVQGNLEIGSLREVDVKSGLPATTSTERLELLDDDEHILSIKIIGGDHRLRNYSSIISLHPEITDGRPGTVVIESFVVDVPEGNTKDETCYFVEALIQCNLKSLCDVSERLAVQDRTEPIDRL
- the LOC18785051 gene encoding probable trehalose-phosphate phosphatase 4 — its product is MIMTNFARLNQAMGLQRSSASSKQKVQPIAEVLIKNDENSGDLSLASITSDLHDISNPNKPIPSDLAYNSWVVEHPSALGSFDRMMKAAKGKRIVVFLDYDGTLSPIVDDPDRAFMSDEMRAAVREVAKYFPTAVISGRSRDKVKEFVQLSNVYYAGSHGMDIMVPPRPLRPCDANNHTTAMDIKGSDVLFQPAKRFLPAIQEIRTQLEEITRKVEGARVEDNRFCISVHFRKVREEDYGILEEKVKSVVGKYPEFHLTLGKKVLEIRPSIEWNKGHALEYLLDTLGFSNSSDVLPLYIGDDRTDEDAFKVIRSRGQGFPIIVSSTPKEDTKACYSLHDPSEVLTFLLRLARWRKASSSSRSLAQIWGVGSNLPRSV